The following are from one region of the Polynucleobacter sp. MWH-CaK5 genome:
- the maiA gene encoding maleylacetoacetate isomerase has protein sequence MKLFSYWRSSAAFRVRIALNLKNLSHEVIPVDLLKQGGEQHLPSYSAKNPQDLVPVLEHDSHVLRQSLAIIEFLEEVHPTPALLPKNIEERAWVRALSMDIACDIHPLNNLRVMKYLHKELKLSDDQKSSWTKHWLEVGLAGVEKTLSTQARQGKFCLGDDISMADVCLIPQIMNAKASNCDLSNFTKIQQVFDECMKLPAFIEASWEAQTDYPNKS, from the coding sequence ATCAAATTATTTAGCTATTGGCGAAGCTCAGCGGCTTTTAGAGTCAGAATTGCGCTCAATCTTAAAAACCTAAGCCATGAGGTCATCCCTGTGGACCTTTTAAAGCAAGGCGGCGAACAGCACCTGCCAAGCTACTCAGCCAAAAACCCCCAGGATCTGGTCCCCGTTTTAGAGCATGACTCTCATGTTCTGCGCCAATCACTGGCCATCATTGAGTTCTTAGAGGAAGTTCATCCAACACCCGCCTTGTTGCCAAAGAATATTGAGGAGCGAGCTTGGGTCAGAGCCTTGAGCATGGACATTGCTTGCGACATTCATCCTTTGAATAATTTGCGGGTAATGAAATACTTGCACAAAGAATTAAAGCTAAGCGACGATCAAAAAAGCTCATGGACTAAACACTGGCTTGAAGTTGGACTCGCTGGCGTAGAAAAGACATTATCAACACAAGCACGCCAAGGAAAATTCTGTCTTGGTGATGACATCAGTATGGCTGATGTGTGCTTGATTCCGCAGATCATGAATGCCAAAGCAAGCAACTGCGATCTAAGTAACTTCACAAAGATTCAACAAGTATTTGATGAATGCATGAAATTACCAGCTTTCATTGAAGCTTCTTGGGAAGCTCAAACAGACTATCCCAATAAGTCATAA
- a CDS encoding polyhydroxyalkanoate depolymerase, whose translation MLYQYQEFQKALLQPLTAWAQATAKTFVNPSNPLSLLPSATRIAAGYELLYRLGKEYEKPEFKIKTVMAHGKNVAINEFTVVDKPFCKLVRFKRFSDDVNVIKKLKQDPVVLIVAPLSGHHSTLLRDTVRTLLQDHKVYITDWVDARLVPLEDGSFSLDDYVHYIQDFIREIGAKDLNVLSVCQPTVPVLGAISLMASNGEVTPRTMTMMGGPIDARKSPTMVNSTATNKSYEWFENNVVFTVPPPHAGAGRRVYPGFLQHTGFVAMNPDRHVQSHWDYFQDLVKGDKQDAQAHIKFYDEYNAVLDMDAAYYLDTIKTVFQDHSLPTGKWFVGGKLVKPQDIKGTALLTIEGELDDISGSGQTKAAHGLCKNIPDSKKQHYEVKGAGHYGIFSGRRWREMVYPEVGQFIRKHAIKGSKAVVQKAVKKPAVKKVAARKPAAKNA comes from the coding sequence ATGCTGTATCAATATCAAGAGTTCCAAAAAGCCTTGCTTCAACCTTTGACAGCATGGGCTCAGGCAACAGCAAAGACCTTTGTTAATCCCAGCAATCCACTCTCACTTCTTCCATCAGCCACCAGAATCGCTGCTGGATATGAGCTTCTATACCGTTTAGGTAAAGAATACGAGAAGCCAGAATTCAAAATTAAAACAGTGATGGCGCATGGCAAGAATGTTGCCATCAACGAATTTACCGTGGTTGATAAACCATTTTGTAAATTAGTTCGCTTTAAACGCTTTTCTGATGACGTCAATGTCATTAAAAAACTCAAGCAAGATCCAGTGGTTTTAATCGTGGCGCCTTTATCAGGTCACCACTCCACACTCTTGCGCGACACAGTTCGTACATTGCTACAAGATCACAAGGTTTACATCACTGATTGGGTCGATGCTCGCTTAGTTCCTCTTGAAGATGGCAGCTTCTCTTTGGATGACTACGTTCATTACATCCAAGACTTTATCCGTGAGATTGGCGCAAAAGATTTGAACGTTCTATCCGTTTGCCAACCAACAGTACCGGTATTAGGCGCTATCTCATTGATGGCTTCGAATGGTGAAGTAACACCAAGAACCATGACGATGATGGGTGGTCCGATTGATGCTCGCAAGAGCCCAACCATGGTGAACTCAACCGCTACTAACAAATCATATGAATGGTTTGAAAACAATGTGGTGTTCACAGTACCACCCCCACATGCTGGTGCAGGACGTCGTGTGTACCCAGGCTTCCTTCAGCACACCGGCTTTGTTGCAATGAACCCAGATCGCCACGTTCAGTCTCATTGGGATTATTTCCAAGACTTGGTCAAGGGCGATAAGCAAGATGCTCAAGCCCATATCAAGTTCTATGATGAATACAACGCTGTGTTGGACATGGATGCAGCTTACTACCTAGACACCATCAAAACAGTTTTCCAAGACCACTCTTTACCAACTGGTAAATGGTTTGTTGGCGGCAAGTTAGTTAAGCCGCAAGACATCAAAGGCACAGCCCTTTTGACCATCGAAGGCGAGTTGGATGACATCTCAGGTAGTGGTCAAACAAAAGCTGCTCACGGCTTATGTAAAAATATTCCTGATAGTAAAAAACAGCACTACGAAGTCAAAGGTGCTGGTCACTACGGTATTTTCTCTGGACGTCGCTGGCGTGAAATGGTCTACCCAGAAGTAGGACAATTCATTCGCAAACACGCCATCAAGGGAAGTAAAGCTGTTGTGCAAAAAGCAGTCAAGAAACCTGCTGTTAAAAAAGTAGCCGCTAGAAAACCTGCTGCAAAGAATGCATAA
- the aceA gene encoding isocitrate lyase, with product MSTRQQEIDALQKDWDTNPRWKGIKRGYTAADVVRLRGSFQIEHTLARRGAEKLWNLVNNEPYVNCLGALTGGQAMQQVKAGVKAIYLSGWQVAADNNTYSSMYPDQSLYPVDSVPKVVERINNTFRRADEIQYSKGIEKGDKGHIDCFAPIVADAEAGFGGVLNAFELMKAMIKAGAAGVHWEDQLASVKKCGHMGGKVLVPTQEACQKLIAARMAADVCGVPTLVIARTDAEAADLLTSDYDENDKPFLTGERTAEGFYKTKKGIDQAISRAIAYAEYADLVWCETGTPDLEFARKFAEAVHAKHPGKMLAYNCSPSFNWKKNLDDATIAKFQRELGAMGYKYQFITLAGIHSMWYNMFDLAQDYVARGMSAYVEKVQEPEFAARDRGYTFVSHQQEVGTGYFDEVTTVIQGGASSVTALTGSTEEEQFH from the coding sequence GATGTAGTTCGTCTACGCGGTTCATTCCAGATTGAGCACACATTGGCTCGTCGTGGCGCTGAAAAACTATGGAACTTGGTTAACAACGAGCCGTACGTTAACTGTTTAGGTGCTTTGACTGGTGGTCAAGCAATGCAACAGGTTAAAGCTGGCGTTAAGGCAATCTACTTGTCAGGCTGGCAAGTTGCTGCTGATAACAACACATACTCATCAATGTATCCTGATCAATCTTTGTATCCAGTTGATTCAGTACCTAAGGTTGTTGAGCGTATCAACAATACTTTCCGTCGTGCTGATGAAATCCAGTACTCAAAAGGTATTGAAAAAGGTGACAAGGGTCACATTGATTGTTTCGCTCCTATCGTTGCTGATGCTGAAGCTGGTTTCGGTGGTGTATTGAACGCATTTGAATTGATGAAGGCCATGATCAAGGCTGGTGCTGCTGGTGTTCACTGGGAAGACCAATTGGCTTCAGTGAAGAAGTGTGGTCACATGGGCGGTAAAGTGTTGGTTCCAACACAAGAAGCTTGCCAAAAGTTGATCGCTGCTCGTATGGCTGCTGACGTTTGTGGCGTACCAACATTGGTGATCGCTCGTACAGATGCTGAAGCTGCTGACTTGTTGACATCAGACTACGATGAAAACGATAAGCCATTCTTGACTGGTGAGCGCACTGCTGAAGGTTTCTACAAGACTAAGAAGGGTATCGATCAAGCGATTTCACGTGCGATTGCTTATGCTGAATACGCTGACTTGGTATGGTGTGAGACTGGTACACCTGATCTTGAATTTGCTCGCAAGTTTGCTGAAGCAGTTCACGCTAAGCACCCAGGCAAGATGTTGGCATACAACTGCTCACCATCATTTAACTGGAAGAAGAACTTGGACGACGCAACAATTGCTAAGTTCCAACGTGAGCTTGGTGCGATGGGTTACAAATATCAATTCATCACATTGGCTGGTATCCACTCTATGTGGTACAACATGTTTGACTTGGCTCAAGACTACGTTGCACGCGGTATGTCTGCTTATGTTGAAAAAGTTCAAGAGCCTGAGTTCGCAGCTCGTGATCGTGGTTACACATTCGTATCACACCAGCAAGAAGTTGGTACTGGTTACTTCGACGAAGTAACAACAGTGATTCAAGGTGGTGCTTCATCTGTAACAGCCTTAACTGGTTCTACAGAAGAAGAGCAGTTCCACTAA
- the rsxB gene encoding electron transport complex subunit RsxB → MHKAIDGLDDLSDRLLAALPQTQCTKCGYPDCRAYAKAMSSGEAPHNQCPPGGQEGIARLAKILNKEVLELNPHNGEERPRSIALIESKACIGCTLCIQACPVDAIVGASKQMHVVIDEWCTGCDLCIPPCPVDCITMVPVTGKATGWDAWSQELADLARNRYESREKRLEREELDNIRRLALKAKNKSKALDLENAKTEDEKSEIERKRAIIAAAMARAQEKLQSSS, encoded by the coding sequence ATGCATAAAGCCATAGACGGTCTTGATGACCTATCGGATCGTCTATTAGCCGCACTTCCTCAAACTCAATGCACCAAATGTGGCTACCCTGACTGCAGGGCTTATGCAAAAGCCATGTCTAGTGGCGAAGCGCCACACAATCAGTGCCCACCCGGCGGACAAGAAGGCATTGCGCGTTTAGCAAAAATACTTAACAAAGAAGTTTTAGAACTCAATCCTCACAATGGCGAAGAGCGCCCTCGTTCAATCGCTCTGATTGAGTCAAAGGCATGCATTGGTTGTACGCTTTGCATTCAGGCCTGCCCAGTTGATGCCATCGTCGGAGCATCAAAGCAAATGCACGTGGTGATTGATGAATGGTGTACTGGATGTGATCTCTGCATTCCACCCTGCCCAGTTGATTGCATCACCATGGTTCCTGTCACCGGAAAAGCAACTGGCTGGGATGCCTGGAGTCAGGAGCTAGCTGATCTAGCTAGAAATCGTTATGAGTCTCGTGAAAAGAGATTGGAACGTGAAGAACTAGACAATATCCGCCGCTTGGCTCTCAAGGCTAAAAATAAATCCAAGGCTCTTGATCTTGAAAATGCCAAAACTGAAGATGAGAAATCTGAGATTGAACGCAAGCGTGCCATCATTGCGGCTGCCATGGCCAGAGCTCAAGAAAAACTTCAGTCATCTAGCTAA
- a CDS encoding HIT family protein, translated as MNTNCPLCTSDGGELIWKNHELRVILANEPELPGFCRVIWNEHVAEMSDLSLDQRGRLLHIMFLIEKTMLEVMQPNKVNLAALGNMVPHLHWHIIPRFKEDVFFPGSAWSEKQRESNAAHLQKQLVKVPVMVKRLQDLLGHA; from the coding sequence ATGAATACAAATTGTCCTTTGTGCACCTCTGATGGTGGTGAGCTAATCTGGAAAAATCACGAGTTACGTGTCATTTTGGCCAATGAGCCAGAGTTACCTGGCTTTTGTCGTGTGATTTGGAATGAGCACGTCGCTGAGATGAGTGATTTGAGTCTCGATCAGCGCGGTCGTTTATTGCACATCATGTTCTTAATTGAAAAGACGATGCTGGAGGTCATGCAGCCCAATAAAGTGAACCTCGCTGCTTTAGGCAATATGGTGCCTCATCTTCATTGGCACATCATTCCTAGATTCAAAGAAGATGTGTTTTTTCCAGGATCTGCTTGGTCTGAGAAACAAAGAGAAAGCAATGCTGCGCATCTTCAAAAGCAGTTAGTCAAAGTTCCTGTGATGGTCAAGCGTTTGCAAGATCTTCTAGGCCACGCTTAA
- the nth gene encoding endonuclease III: MNPQKRLAFFEALKSNNPKPTTELEYTTPFELLAAVLLSAQATDVSVNKGTRVLFPVANTPEAIHALGVDGLIPYIQHIGLFKTKAKHLIETCRLLIERHGGVVPEDREALEALPGVGRKTANVILNTAFGHPTMAVDTHIFRVSNRTGLAPGKDVLAVEMALLKRVPKDYLIDAHHWLILHGRYTCKARSPDCAKCIVEPLCSFKEKNFSI, encoded by the coding sequence ATGAATCCACAAAAACGCTTGGCTTTTTTTGAGGCACTGAAAAGCAACAATCCGAAGCCGACCACGGAACTTGAGTACACCACGCCTTTTGAATTATTAGCAGCTGTTTTATTGTCAGCTCAAGCAACAGATGTATCAGTCAATAAAGGTACCAGGGTTCTTTTTCCAGTAGCGAATACTCCTGAAGCAATTCATGCTCTTGGTGTTGATGGCTTGATACCTTACATTCAGCACATTGGGTTATTCAAAACCAAAGCCAAGCATTTGATAGAAACCTGTCGCCTCTTGATCGAGCGTCACGGAGGAGTGGTTCCTGAAGATAGGGAAGCTCTAGAAGCGTTGCCAGGGGTTGGCAGAAAAACAGCCAATGTCATTTTAAATACGGCGTTTGGTCATCCGACCATGGCAGTTGATACGCATATCTTCAGGGTGTCTAACAGAACTGGATTAGCGCCAGGCAAAGATGTCTTGGCTGTTGAGATGGCATTGTTAAAGCGAGTGCCTAAGGATTATCTGATTGATGCTCATCATTGGTTGATTTTGCATGGCCGCTACACCTGCAAAGCTAGAAGCCCTGATTGTGCAAAATGCATTGTTGAGCCATTATGCTCATTCAAAGAAAAGAATTTCTCGATATGA
- a CDS encoding DUF1841 family protein, with the protein MFNPSKEEVRQFFCEAWAKQQRSGILTPMESIAARWMVEHPEYHGILSDLESAKEAEYTPEKGQTNPFLHLSMHMSITEQVQIDQPPGIREASKQLSIKLDSEHEAQHKIMECLGQVLWNAQRDGTPPDMVVYVEAIKKLL; encoded by the coding sequence TTGTTTAATCCCAGCAAAGAAGAAGTCAGGCAGTTTTTTTGTGAGGCCTGGGCCAAGCAGCAGCGCTCTGGCATTCTCACGCCCATGGAATCCATCGCCGCCAGATGGATGGTGGAGCATCCTGAGTATCACGGCATCTTGAGTGATCTTGAATCTGCCAAAGAGGCTGAGTACACCCCTGAAAAAGGACAAACCAATCCTTTCTTACACCTATCCATGCACATGTCGATTACTGAGCAGGTGCAAATTGATCAGCCACCTGGTATTCGTGAAGCCAGCAAGCAATTGTCGATCAAATTAGATTCTGAGCATGAGGCTCAGCACAAGATCATGGAATGTTTGGGGCAGGTTCTTTGGAATGCTCAAAGAGATGGAACTCCACCAGATATGGTGGTTTATGTTGAAGCCATTAAAAAATTACTTTAG